One genomic segment of Novisyntrophococcus fermenticellae includes these proteins:
- a CDS encoding BCCT family transporter, giving the protein MEKKGKRNYVLIVSAVLVTLFVLFGAFFPNTLGTVAGALFSGITKNFGWMYLITVFGMVLFAVFLAVSPMGRLKLGKPEDKPEFSNFQWFTMLFGGSMGIGLVFYSVAEPLMDYASPPMAEPETTAAMYESMQTVFFHWGFHPWGIFAIGGLALGYFSFKKDRPFLVSSAFEPLIGDRVNGPIGKAIDILAIFATIFGVATSLGLGASQIVGGLNYIYGVETGTTLTCVIIGIITIAFYFGYHFRASKRNPVSYGY; this is encoded by the coding sequence ATGGAGAAAAAGGGAAAAAGAAATTATGTTTTAATTGTCTCTGCCGTCCTTGTTACCTTGTTTGTGCTATTTGGTGCATTTTTTCCAAATACACTTGGTACAGTGGCCGGAGCATTGTTTTCAGGTATCACGAAAAATTTCGGATGGATGTATCTGATTACTGTATTTGGTATGGTGCTCTTTGCGGTCTTTCTGGCAGTAAGCCCTATGGGCAGATTAAAACTAGGCAAGCCGGAGGACAAACCGGAATTTAGTAATTTTCAATGGTTTACCATGTTATTTGGCGGTTCCATGGGAATTGGTCTCGTATTCTATTCAGTTGCGGAACCACTGATGGATTATGCATCACCCCCAATGGCCGAACCTGAAACAACAGCAGCCATGTATGAATCCATGCAGACAGTTTTTTTCCACTGGGGATTTCACCCTTGGGGCATCTTTGCGATTGGAGGCCTTGCCCTTGGTTACTTTTCCTTTAAAAAGGATCGGCCTTTCCTGGTAAGTTCGGCATTTGAACCACTGATTGGAGACCGGGTAAACGGACCGATTGGAAAAGCAATCGATATTCTCGCTATATTTGCAACCATCTTTGGTGTGGCAACCAGCCTTGGTCTGGGGGCATCACAGATTGTTGGAGGGCTGAACTATATCTACGGGGTAGAGACAGGAACCACGTTAACCTGTGTAATCATTGGAATTATAACAATTGCTTTTTACTTTGGCTACCATTTCCGGGCTTCAAAAAGGAATCCAGTTAGTTACGGATATTAA
- a CDS encoding desulfoferrodoxin family protein, whose protein sequence is MSNVEFYRCERCGNLTALIKKGGGEMVCCGQPMTKLSANSTDATQEKHVPKVAKNEDDTLKISVGSTLHPMTPEHYIEWIALATDDKVEVRYLKPGDQPVVKFDDVSYGCIYAYCNIHGLWMTELDYVIPNEAACSAEFPDGCVFL, encoded by the coding sequence ATGTCTAATGTTGAATTTTATCGTTGTGAACGCTGTGGTAATCTGACTGCATTAATTAAAAAGGGTGGCGGAGAGATGGTTTGCTGTGGGCAGCCTATGACTAAATTATCTGCGAACTCCACAGATGCGACGCAGGAAAAACACGTACCAAAAGTAGCGAAAAATGAGGATGACACATTGAAAATTTCTGTGGGATCTACACTTCATCCTATGACACCTGAGCACTATATTGAATGGATTGCTCTTGCGACGGATGACAAGGTAGAAGTAAGATACCTTAAGCCGGGCGATCAGCCCGTTGTAAAATTTGATGACGTCAGCTATGGATGCATTTATGCATACTGTAATATACATGGGTTATGGATGACGGAGCTGGATTATGTTATTCCTAACGAAGCAGCATGCTCTGCGGAATTTCCGGATGGATGTGTCTTCCTATAA
- a CDS encoding PucR family transcriptional regulator — MKINSWILHDYMHIKNTTSIIHASVMQQDLEGIAFFRNKENLDFSLIYLISNKDLEKLLKENKRGVYACIGNVKENIPEHMDVFLFDEKMDIYDIYEDLQRVFQQFNQWERKLYQQMEENASLKTLGDCGREFLYNPICMYTASLQNIFYSERKKPERLMFFKEDEVGAYLPDEEIDELKLDEDFIKTVSKNEPDIFPDYMWGYRILYYNIRVSGIYVARLMACEIERPFNKSDYVLLAFLADFVKRAMEKQNISFNNHPKDFDLYMQRMLKDEDVDKEKLSEILNEWNWHIDDSYFCALIKSSNYDRAVYTVTAVCSRLESNLSGSAAILNEDDIILIVNLKKGNTPKEELLLKMAYILREGLMKAGISRSFYTLLYLRDYYEQAKAALRIGNIKDETIWCYHYKTYALHNLLTRAKGDYSLDSLCPEGLRRLIRYDQEHKRNFTNSLKVYLQQDMSIVKTIGILYLQRASFLYQLKRIKEITGLDFNDRRIRLELLIVFELMDIE; from the coding sequence ATGAAAATCAATTCATGGATATTACATGACTATATGCATATAAAAAACACAACAAGTATCATTCATGCTTCTGTCATGCAGCAGGATCTGGAGGGAATCGCTTTTTTCCGAAATAAAGAAAACTTAGATTTTTCTCTGATTTATCTCATCTCCAATAAAGATTTAGAAAAGTTACTAAAAGAAAATAAAAGAGGCGTTTATGCGTGTATTGGGAATGTAAAAGAGAATATACCAGAACATATGGACGTATTTCTTTTTGATGAAAAAATGGATATATATGATATATACGAAGATCTCCAACGTGTATTTCAGCAATTTAATCAGTGGGAAAGAAAACTGTATCAGCAAATGGAAGAGAACGCATCTTTAAAAACACTGGGTGATTGCGGCAGAGAGTTTCTTTATAATCCTATTTGTATGTATACAGCAAGTCTTCAAAATATCTTTTACAGCGAAAGGAAAAAACCGGAACGCCTGATGTTTTTCAAAGAAGACGAGGTTGGCGCTTATCTTCCCGATGAGGAAATTGATGAACTGAAATTAGATGAAGATTTTATAAAAACGGTTTCTAAAAATGAACCCGATATCTTTCCAGATTATATGTGGGGTTATCGCATTTTGTACTATAACATCCGGGTATCCGGAATTTATGTTGCCCGTCTGATGGCCTGTGAGATTGAAAGACCGTTTAATAAGAGTGACTATGTTTTACTTGCATTTTTAGCTGATTTTGTAAAAAGGGCAATGGAGAAACAAAATATTTCATTTAACAACCATCCAAAAGACTTTGATTTATATATGCAGCGTATGCTAAAGGATGAAGATGTCGATAAAGAAAAACTAAGTGAAATTCTTAATGAATGGAATTGGCATATAGATGATTCATATTTTTGCGCATTAATTAAATCCAGCAATTACGACCGTGCAGTTTATACCGTTACTGCAGTCTGTAGTCGTTTAGAATCTAATCTTTCAGGAAGTGCGGCGATTTTAAACGAGGATGATATCATATTAATTGTAAATCTCAAAAAAGGAAATACACCTAAAGAGGAACTGCTTCTCAAGATGGCATATATTCTTAGAGAAGGATTAATGAAAGCAGGCATAAGTCGGTCTTTCTATACATTATTATATTTAAGAGATTATTATGAGCAGGCAAAAGCCGCACTGCGCATTGGCAATATAAAAGACGAAACTATATGGTGTTATCATTACAAAACTTATGCATTGCATAATTTACTGACAAGAGCCAAAGGTGATTATAGCTTGGACTCACTATGTCCAGAGGGATTACGACGTTTAATTCGATACGATCAAGAACATAAAAGAAATTTCACAAATTCGTTAAAAGTATATCTCCAGCAAGATATGAGTATTGTTAAAACTATCGGCATTTTATATTTGCAAAGGGCTTCTTTTTTATATCAGTTAAAACGGATAAAGGAAATTACCGGACTGGATTTTAATGACCGGAGAATACGACTTGAATTATTAATTGTTTTTGAACTTATGGATATAGAGTAA
- a CDS encoding IS3 family transposase yields MTTKELPASVGAKLLDINRTSIYYKGTPVSEEELACKEIIDHLHTDNPTWGARQMSAQLKLRGYHVGRRKARRYMSEMDIHPIYPKMNLSKRMQQAKVFPYLLRNAVIDKPNQAWSIDITYIPIRHGFLYLTAVIDWYSRCIVGWEVDDTLDTRMVVNALKKAFKVAKPQILNSDQGCQFTSQQYIEFLKKNGIRQSMDGKSRWADNIMIERWFRSFKYEEAYLTQYNNIKEARAAIGRYIFTYNFERCHSALDYQKPAECYYPAMLLPYVA; encoded by the coding sequence TTGACGACTAAAGAATTACCTGCTTCTGTCGGGGCAAAGCTCCTGGATATCAACCGCACCAGCATTTATTACAAAGGAACGCCTGTATCAGAGGAAGAACTGGCTTGTAAAGAGATCATTGATCACCTTCACACAGATAATCCGACCTGGGGTGCCAGGCAGATGTCAGCACAGTTGAAGCTTCGTGGTTATCATGTTGGTCGCCGGAAAGCACGCCGCTACATGAGCGAAATGGACATTCATCCAATCTACCCAAAGATGAACCTTTCGAAGCGGATGCAGCAAGCTAAGGTATTCCCTTATCTTCTCCGCAATGCTGTCATAGACAAGCCTAATCAGGCTTGGTCGATTGACATTACATATATTCCCATCCGGCATGGATTTTTGTACCTGACTGCTGTAATCGACTGGTACAGCCGCTGTATTGTCGGCTGGGAAGTCGATGATACACTTGATACCCGAATGGTTGTCAATGCCTTGAAAAAGGCTTTTAAGGTTGCAAAGCCACAAATTTTAAATTCCGATCAAGGATGTCAGTTTACAAGTCAACAATATATTGAATTCTTAAAGAAAAATGGAATTCGCCAAAGCATGGATGGGAAAAGCCGTTGGGCTGACAACATCATGATTGAACGCTGGTTTCGTAGCTTCAAATATGAAGAAGCGTACCTTACACAATATAACAATATCAAAGAAGCCAGAGCCGCTATCGGACGATATATTTTCACTTATAATTTTGAAAGATGTCATTCTGCCCTTGACTATCAAAAACCGGCTGAATGCTACTACCCGGCAATGCTACTGCCCTATGTAGCTTGA
- a CDS encoding transposase produces MSRQRRNFSAKFKSDLVIELLKGEKDLNTLATENNIQPNLLRNWKKEFLNNASAAFDDKREENLKDKLAEERKEKSEYAKKVGQLTMQVDWLKKKSEEICGPDYESKFSPKPFDD; encoded by the coding sequence ATGTCCAGACAAAGAAGAAACTTTAGTGCCAAATTTAAATCAGACCTTGTGATTGAGTTACTTAAGGGAGAGAAAGATCTCAATACCCTTGCAACTGAAAATAATATTCAACCCAACTTACTCCGTAACTGGAAGAAAGAATTCCTAAACAACGCTTCTGCAGCATTTGACGACAAGCGAGAGGAAAACCTCAAAGATAAGCTTGCAGAAGAACGCAAAGAGAAGTCGGAGTATGCCAAAAAGGTTGGTCAGTTAACCATGCAGGTTGACTGGCTCAAAAAAAAATCTGAAGAAATTTGTGGACCTGACTACGAGAGTAAGTTTAGTCCAAAACCTTTTGACGACTAA
- a CDS encoding uroporphyrinogen decarboxylase family protein: MLTKKQNLLETIHGGNPDRFVNQYEFLHIIMSDPFNMTDPYPEYGQSNVVNGWGVTLSWPEGTPGGFPVHTQDKIVCPDITNWKNTVKAPNLIFPDSMWEEAIREAEGVDRNEEFVAPFIAPGIFERCHYLLSIEEALTNLYMEPDSMKDLIKYITEWELKYAETLCEKLHPDALFHHDDWGSQISTFFSPEMFEEFFLDSYKQLYGYYKSHGVQLIIHHSDSYAATLVPYMIEMGIDIWQGVMSSNRIPELINQYGGKLSFMGGIDSAKVDFPGWTPEIVASEVKKACEENGTKYYIPNASQGLPMSTFEGVYETINGEIDKMSKIMF; encoded by the coding sequence ATGCTTACAAAAAAACAAAACTTGTTAGAAACAATTCATGGGGGAAATCCAGATCGATTTGTAAATCAATATGAATTTCTGCACATTATCATGTCGGATCCATTTAATATGACAGATCCCTATCCGGAGTATGGACAAAGTAACGTAGTAAACGGATGGGGAGTTACTCTTTCATGGCCGGAAGGGACTCCTGGTGGGTTTCCCGTACATACACAGGATAAAATTGTCTGTCCTGATATAACAAACTGGAAGAATACTGTAAAGGCGCCAAATCTTATTTTCCCTGATTCTATGTGGGAGGAGGCTATCCGGGAAGCAGAAGGGGTAGACAGAAATGAAGAATTCGTTGCTCCGTTTATTGCTCCGGGGATTTTTGAACGTTGCCATTATCTCCTTTCGATTGAGGAGGCCTTAACTAACTTATACATGGAGCCTGACAGCATGAAAGATTTGATTAAATATATTACGGAATGGGAATTGAAATATGCAGAAACTTTATGTGAAAAATTACATCCGGATGCGCTTTTTCATCATGATGATTGGGGAAGCCAAATCTCTACATTTTTTTCTCCGGAAATGTTTGAAGAATTTTTCTTAGACAGTTATAAACAATTATATGGGTATTATAAGTCCCATGGTGTTCAATTAATTATTCATCATTCAGATTCTTATGCTGCAACGCTGGTTCCCTATATGATCGAAATGGGAATTGATATTTGGCAAGGGGTTATGAGCTCCAACCGGATTCCGGAACTCATAAATCAATATGGCGGAAAACTCTCCTTTATGGGGGGGATAGACAGTGCTAAGGTTGATTTCCCGGGATGGACACCTGAAATAGTAGCATCTGAAGTAAAAAAGGCCTGCGAGGAGAATGGGACAAAATATTATATTCCGAATGCTTCTCAAGGATTGCCGATGTCGACTTTTGAAGGCGTTTATGAAACAATAAATGGGGAAATTGATAAGATGAGCAAAATAATGTTTTAG
- a CDS encoding MFS transporter has product MENRSKVKNMLLMLTLFLTTTSIMGDCVVAVVTSKLYAQYDAWAVNLMISGPCIAGLIACPIAGRLCDKMDKKAILIVGYVLYAISSIGGAAVDNQVYMIVMRFIATGISYGLTSTAALGIVADCYADEDQRSKVVGWYNAAMAILGGVLGLAAGALAVNNWRNTFAVNWFAIPVIILVVIFIPACPPVRKSYETAQEKVKGNKGWYKRLIPLLGAFLVVGFCYYTIITMMDLYVADNALGNSAFTGLLGTVGTIGSCIACSVFGFTYGKLKNRCSIISYIILAAGFLLMAGYPSVQLALVCCALMGAAWGNVYSFWWMRCTVVVPEDMVGTSIGITGTINSISGFACPYALLFFKNLLKTDNVANTFYIYGMIIAIAAVLSIVINIKNKNEEAAE; this is encoded by the coding sequence ATGGAGAATCGGTCAAAAGTAAAAAATATGCTGTTAATGCTTACTTTGTTTTTAACTACTACCAGTATTATGGGGGATTGCGTTGTTGCGGTTGTTACCTCAAAACTATATGCGCAATATGATGCCTGGGCTGTTAACCTGATGATTTCAGGGCCATGTATTGCAGGATTGATTGCATGTCCGATTGCGGGGCGTCTTTGCGATAAAATGGATAAAAAAGCAATCCTCATAGTCGGATATGTACTTTATGCAATTAGCAGTATTGGAGGTGCTGCAGTTGATAATCAGGTTTATATGATTGTAATGCGTTTTATTGCAACAGGTATTTCCTATGGTTTAACCAGTACAGCCGCACTGGGGATTGTTGCGGATTGTTATGCGGATGAAGATCAAAGAAGTAAAGTTGTCGGATGGTACAATGCTGCCATGGCAATTCTTGGCGGGGTTTTAGGTTTGGCAGCCGGCGCGCTGGCTGTAAACAATTGGAGAAATACTTTTGCTGTTAACTGGTTTGCCATACCGGTAATTATTCTGGTTGTAATCTTTATACCTGCCTGCCCTCCCGTTCGGAAATCTTACGAAACAGCACAGGAAAAGGTAAAGGGGAATAAAGGATGGTATAAACGATTGATTCCCTTACTCGGCGCTTTCCTTGTTGTGGGATTTTGCTATTATACAATCATTACAATGATGGATTTATATGTTGCGGATAATGCGCTTGGTAATTCTGCATTTACCGGACTACTTGGGACGGTTGGAACAATTGGCTCATGTATTGCCTGCAGCGTGTTCGGATTTACTTACGGAAAATTAAAAAATCGGTGCAGCATTATATCTTATATCATCCTTGCGGCTGGGTTTCTGCTAATGGCTGGCTATCCCAGCGTACAGCTTGCTCTTGTCTGCTGCGCATTAATGGGTGCAGCATGGGGCAATGTATATTCATTCTGGTGGATGCGCTGTACAGTAGTGGTTCCGGAAGATATGGTTGGTACTTCAATTGGAATCACTGGTACTATAAATTCTATTTCCGGATTTGCATGTCCGTATGCATTGCTTTTCTTTAAAAATTTGCTGAAAACAGACAATGTGGCAAATACATTTTACATCTATGGTATGATTATAGCCATTGCGGCTGTTTTATCAATCGTTATAAATATTAAAAATAAGAACGAGGAAGCTGCTGAATAA
- a CDS encoding ArsR/SmtB family transcription factor has protein sequence MPKNLDLNADDEEMLCTVAKALSSPDRIKIIKLLYYNSYNIGEIAELLKIPPSTAALHVRTLESANLIHTEQQPGSRGSMKLCSRKNDFINIRLNGLPKGVDQISTISMPVGAYTDCKIIPTCGLADVNSHIGYEDRPADFFLPSRFNAQLLWTAGGYVEYKFPYAIDPDIQLKQLLLSFESCSEVANYRENWKSDITIWINGHECCTWRCPGDFGSRRGRLNPSWWEDGVTQYGLLTTMTITEHTTLINNEESSNIGLSDLFLRDNSFITVRIGNKEDAEYPGGFNLFGQKFGDYEQDINMSFVY, from the coding sequence ATGCCAAAAAACTTAGATTTAAATGCAGATGATGAAGAGATGCTATGTACTGTCGCGAAAGCCCTTTCGTCTCCGGATCGGATTAAGATAATAAAATTATTGTATTATAATAGCTACAACATCGGCGAAATTGCCGAACTGCTCAAAATACCACCTTCTACTGCAGCTCTGCATGTCCGTACCCTGGAAAGCGCAAACTTGATTCACACGGAACAGCAGCCAGGTTCCCGTGGTTCCATGAAATTATGCAGCCGGAAAAATGACTTTATCAACATCCGCTTAAATGGTTTACCTAAGGGAGTGGATCAGATAAGTACCATATCGATGCCCGTAGGTGCATATACCGACTGTAAAATAATTCCCACCTGTGGCCTTGCCGATGTAAATAGCCATATCGGATATGAGGATCGTCCTGCTGATTTCTTTTTACCATCCCGCTTTAACGCACAGCTTCTCTGGACAGCGGGTGGTTATGTGGAATACAAGTTTCCATATGCAATTGATCCGGATATTCAGTTAAAGCAGCTTCTTTTATCTTTTGAATCCTGTTCGGAGGTAGCTAATTACAGAGAAAACTGGAAATCAGATATTACTATATGGATCAATGGCCATGAATGCTGTACCTGGCGCTGTCCCGGCGATTTTGGTTCCCGGAGAGGACGGCTTAATCCCTCCTGGTGGGAAGATGGAGTAACCCAATATGGTTTACTTACAACTATGACTATCACTGAGCATACAACCTTAATTAATAACGAAGAAAGCAGCAATATCGGTTTGTCAGACTTGTTTTTGAGAGATAACAGTTTCATCACAGTACGGATCGGGAATAAAGAGGATGCGGAATATCCGGGCGGATTTAATTTATTTGGTCAGAAATTCGGGGATTATGAGCAGGATATCAATATGTCTTTCGTGTATTAA
- a CDS encoding ABC transporter substrate-binding protein → MKKRVLSLLLAGVMVFSIVGCGPQKKQTEGTSSPKAETDAGGSGKDGITISLWKWIPTDGVQLDAILEAWEKDHPEIHLDITHVGEAGDVFQKYSAALPAGEGPTVLAMQVGARANQFKEFCEPLAPYAEEKWGADWESLFLDTALEQCRWSGDDYTVLPGGMTAAPAIEYNVNAFKKLGITKVPETMDEVYDIIEKSKADGQMIPGVAIGAKEGWTCRDIYMSIMNQLAPGKIYDAIEGKTSFTDPEFVEGMNIWKEMFDKGFFAEGSLGTALYPEINDNMMMGGTDGKKYYIMENCGTWHGSSMTKTTIEGEAANGNCDPDTHLGAFPLPPVKEGCKPNMVATVDIAWGINKNATEEEKKAAFEFVSWMAEGKGHEVFSNTLQVLPAAKDISLEEGIASLNGEDEKEAVKMFQDYVENNSGAREIQYPDVSNALDDALVSVASGIMTPEEALETVQTASAGMSR, encoded by the coding sequence ATGAAGAAGAGAGTCTTAAGCTTATTGCTTGCAGGGGTTATGGTGTTCTCCATTGTGGGATGTGGTCCACAGAAAAAACAGACCGAAGGCACATCGTCCCCGAAGGCGGAGACGGATGCCGGGGGAAGCGGAAAGGATGGTATAACAATCAGTCTGTGGAAATGGATTCCTACAGATGGTGTCCAGCTTGATGCAATTCTTGAAGCATGGGAGAAAGACCATCCGGAGATTCATCTGGATATTACACATGTGGGCGAAGCGGGAGACGTTTTCCAAAAGTATTCTGCCGCACTTCCGGCAGGAGAAGGCCCCACTGTCCTGGCAATGCAGGTTGGTGCAAGAGCAAATCAGTTCAAGGAATTCTGCGAGCCACTTGCGCCCTATGCAGAGGAAAAATGGGGCGCTGACTGGGAAAGCTTATTCTTAGATACAGCTCTGGAGCAGTGCCGGTGGTCGGGTGATGACTATACGGTTCTTCCGGGAGGTATGACAGCAGCACCGGCAATCGAATATAACGTAAATGCTTTTAAAAAGTTAGGAATTACAAAGGTGCCTGAGACGATGGACGAGGTTTATGATATTATCGAAAAATCCAAAGCGGATGGGCAGATGATTCCGGGTGTTGCAATTGGTGCAAAAGAAGGATGGACATGCCGGGATATATATATGAGCATCATGAATCAGCTTGCTCCCGGAAAGATTTATGATGCTATAGAAGGCAAGACAAGCTTTACCGATCCGGAATTCGTAGAGGGCATGAATATCTGGAAAGAGATGTTTGATAAAGGATTCTTTGCAGAAGGCTCTCTTGGTACGGCCCTTTATCCTGAAATCAATGATAATATGATGATGGGAGGAACCGACGGTAAAAAGTATTATATTATGGAAAACTGTGGAACATGGCATGGCTCAAGTATGACAAAGACAACAATAGAAGGGGAGGCTGCCAATGGCAATTGCGATCCTGATACGCATCTTGGAGCATTTCCACTGCCACCGGTGAAAGAAGGCTGTAAGCCTAATATGGTGGCTACTGTGGATATTGCATGGGGTATCAACAAAAATGCAACAGAGGAAGAAAAGAAAGCAGCATTTGAATTCGTATCCTGGATGGCGGAAGGAAAAGGCCATGAGGTATTCAGTAATACACTTCAGGTTCTTCCGGCTGCAAAAGATATCAGTCTGGAGGAAGGCATCGCCAGCTTAAATGGAGAGGATGAAAAAGAGGCTGTAAAAATGTTTCAGGATTATGTAGAGAACAACTCCGGTGCGAGAGAGATACAGTATCCGGATGTATCCAATGCGTTGGATGATGCATTGGTGTCAGTTGCCAGTGGGATCATGACACCGGAAGAAGCATTAGAGACTGTTCAGACTGCATCGGCAGGTATGAGCAGATAG
- a CDS encoding carbohydrate ABC transporter permease, whose amino-acid sequence MDKHKDRHQKKQKRIMKKHGVLGNTKTAYLYILPVFLFLAVFTYYAMAFNIKTSLFEWNGVSADKLFVGVKNYVKLVKDPYFKLALKNTAIYFIITIPLQAVLGFILAYCFTYTKVFGKGLVRSVIFFPNVLALVVIGTAFNQMYNFQNGFLNETLRGMGLGSLAIDWTGNPKTALFAVILANIYTYVGFSMTLYITGLLSVPKEVMEAAKVDGASNLRMVRHITLPLLTSTHVTVIILGIVGTLKTFDIVWLITQGGPARKSEMLTTMLYRSYILEFKAGYASAISVVILLIALFLAGINLYIQRRNTDY is encoded by the coding sequence ATGGATAAACACAAAGACAGACACCAGAAAAAACAAAAAAGGATCATGAAAAAGCATGGTGTTTTAGGAAATACGAAGACGGCGTATCTATATATATTGCCTGTATTTCTGTTTCTGGCGGTCTTTACCTATTACGCGATGGCATTTAATATTAAAACTTCCCTTTTTGAGTGGAATGGGGTAAGTGCGGATAAGCTTTTCGTGGGGGTTAAGAACTATGTAAAACTGGTAAAAGACCCCTATTTCAAACTTGCGTTGAAAAATACGGCGATATACTTTATTATTACAATTCCGCTTCAGGCAGTGTTGGGCTTTATTCTTGCCTATTGTTTTACATATACGAAAGTCTTTGGAAAGGGACTGGTGCGTTCTGTTATATTCTTTCCAAATGTTCTGGCACTTGTTGTAATAGGAACGGCATTTAATCAGATGTATAATTTTCAAAACGGTTTTCTCAACGAGACCCTTCGTGGGATGGGACTGGGCAGCCTTGCCATTGACTGGACAGGCAATCCTAAGACCGCCCTTTTTGCTGTTATACTTGCGAATATTTACACTTATGTGGGATTCTCTATGACGTTGTATATTACGGGATTGCTGTCTGTTCCAAAGGAAGTGATGGAGGCGGCGAAAGTAGATGGGGCTTCTAATCTTCGTATGGTCCGTCACATTACACTTCCTCTTTTGACATCTACGCATGTTACCGTTATTATTCTTGGGATTGTGGGTACATTAAAAACCTTTGATATTGTCTGGCTGATTACGCAGGGAGGTCCTGCCAGAAAGTCAGAAATGCTTACAACTATGTTGTACCGTAGCTATATCTTGGAATTCAAGGCGGGATATGCATCTGCTATCTCTGTAGTGATTCTGTTAATTGCGCTGTTCCTTGCCGGGATAAATCTGTATATCCAACGCAGGAATACAGATTATTAG
- a CDS encoding carbohydrate ABC transporter permease — MKKHGIVRKKNQIRANILPQVFCTFMLVIWLYPLCKIIQLSFKSGGWGNYHKVLFEADTFSVVNGYMSDIANFWVYLGNSLTVTFIDMVVVLSIASLAAFAFSKMDFKGKEFLYMLTLVGMMMPAAGFIVPYFITSKNMGLLNTKFCLIGPHVAAAIPMTMMLLRNSMDEISDEMIEASVIDGCSRRKVFTRMMLPLSKPAFATSLIFAFMGSWNDYLLPLVMINRAEEMTLTLLPQKYTAFAGVSNMGTIFASLVLISIPIFVMYLFAQKYMVAGMTAGTIK; from the coding sequence ATGAAAAAACACGGGATAGTAAGAAAAAAGAATCAGATAAGGGCCAATATCTTACCTCAGGTTTTCTGTACATTCATGCTGGTGATCTGGCTGTATCCACTCTGTAAAATTATCCAGTTATCCTTCAAAAGTGGGGGCTGGGGCAATTATCACAAGGTTTTGTTTGAAGCAGACACATTCAGTGTTGTGAATGGGTATATGAGTGACATTGCGAATTTCTGGGTATACCTTGGCAACTCTTTGACGGTTACATTTATAGATATGGTAGTAGTACTTTCAATTGCGTCACTTGCTGCATTTGCATTTTCCAAGATGGATTTCAAGGGAAAAGAATTTTTATATATGCTTACTCTTGTAGGGATGATGATGCCGGCGGCAGGTTTTATCGTGCCGTATTTCATTACTTCAAAAAATATGGGACTTCTGAATACAAAGTTTTGTCTGATTGGTCCCCATGTTGCAGCCGCAATTCCCATGACCATGATGCTGCTGCGCAATTCTATGGATGAAATCAGTGATGAGATGATTGAGGCATCGGTGATTGATGGATGCTCCAGGCGGAAAGTGTTTACCCGGATGATGCTGCCCTTGTCAAAACCGGCTTTTGCTACATCTCTGATTTTTGCATTTATGGGCAGCTGGAATGATTACCTCCTTCCGCTGGTAATGATTAACCGTGCAGAGGAGATGACATTAACGCTGCTTCCGCAAAAGTATACGGCATTTGCAGGGGTGTCCAATATGGGGACTATATTTGCATCTTTGGTCCTGATATCCATTCCCATCTTTGTGATGTATTTGTTTGCACAAAAATATATGGTGGCAGGCATGACGGCAGGAACGATAAAATAG